The following proteins are co-located in the Cydia fagiglandana chromosome 2, ilCydFagi1.1, whole genome shotgun sequence genome:
- the LOC134678059 gene encoding uncharacterized protein LOC134678059 isoform X3 — protein sequence MTGIMDLNIGLVYLHEWGISAETIKRFEDNNISLELMKCMKSEELQELIPNIRDRILFKSGLEQLYKVIDETSTEAATTSDIDSSNDGISAPCSPSGRASSLSSVSSCNENPRSGKNPRETYYIPGLKYNNKYRPAKGKLIDRYNNQRRLLKREGVLGRKRKLQIENIDQEHSADIEEDEETVIWLQYNKEPFQEVKDKWLQTRKYRIQTDYKNSTKNLQDILKKYPLLKQSFGFQLIELDFEYSHPKRGISLFVKFPEFLEKANAAFIGVKVFQDLKILFNNTTQEDTKTFIALSLLCGKLVPTVGRSDNRRNDKNEKRSSKDLADQKKYNKPTILESRDSLILHVKTQSDIQNCLATRRDIHLKKGLTCQPVVICVGPDVENITEFYVNFDDVTYQLESLLKAVDICFKTFHVFDIKYPRESIQPWMFIQRYFYEIHTPQDHTFPSVATLIADLM from the exons ATGACGGGAATAATGGATTTAAACATTG gtcTCGTATATTTGCATGAATGGGGCATTTCCGCGGAAACCATTAAACGCTTCGAAG ATAACAATATATCCCTCGAATtaatgaaatgtatgaaatctGAAGAGTTACAGGAACTCATTCCGAATATAAGAGACAGAATTTTGTTCAAATCTGGGTTGGAACAGCTCTACAAAGTTATAGAC GAAACGTCAACGGAAGCGGCAACAACAAGTGACATAGATTCGAGTAATGATGGTATATCAGCGCCGTGTAGTCCATCAGGGCGTGCGTCCAGTTTATCCAGTGTGTCCAGCTGTAACGAGAACCCTCGATCCGGAAAAAATCCACGC GAGACATACTACATACCTGGTTTgaaatacaacaacaaatataGACCTGCCAAAGGAAAACTGATAGATAGGTATAATAATCAAAGGAGACTATTAAAACGAGAAGGTGTTCTTGGCCGGaaaagaaaacttcaaattgaaaaTATTGATCAGGAACAttcag CAGACATTGAAGAAGACGAGGAAACCGTTATATGGCTTCAGTACAACAAAGAGCCGTTTCAAGAAGTAAAAGATAAATGGCTGCAAACTAGAAAATATCGCATACAAACAGATTACAAAAACTCCACCAAAAATTTGCAAGACATATTAAAGAAATACCCCTTGTTAAAGCAGAGTTTTGGCTTTCAGCTt ATTGAGTTGGACTTTGAATACAGCCATCCTAAAAGGGGCATCTCACTGTTTGTGAAGTTTCCAGAGTTTTTAGAAAAAGCTAATGCTGCTTTTATTGGCGTGAAAGTATTTCAAGATTTGAAGATCCTCTtcaacaacacaacacaagaAG aCACGAAAACATTTATTGCTTTGTCCCTACTTTGTGGGAAACTTGTCCCGACTGTCGGCAGATCTGATAATAGAAGGAACGATAAAAACGAAAAG CGCTCGTCAAAGGATTTGGCtgaccaaaaaaaatataacaaaccgaCCATATTAGAATCACGTGACAGCTTGATATTGCATGTGaag acTCAGAGTGACATTCAGAATTGCCTTGCAACACGTCGGGATATCCACCTTAAGAAAGGACTCACATGCCAACCAGTGGTAATTTGCGTCGGGCCAGACGTCGAAAATATTACGGAGTTCTACGTcaattttgatgacgtcacttACCAGCTGGAGTCTCTTTTAAAAGCTGTTGACATTTGCTTCAAAACCTTTCATGTATTTGATATAAAATATCCCCGCGAGAGTATTCAGCCGTGGATGTTCATACAACGGTACTTTTATGAAATTCACACGCCACAAGATCATACATTTCCGAGTGTTGCCACTTTAATTGCAGATTTAATGTAA
- the LOC134678059 gene encoding uncharacterized protein LOC134678059 isoform X2 encodes MTGIMDLNIGLVYLHEWGISAETIKRFEDNNISLELMKCMKSEELQELIPNIRDRILFKSGLEQLYKVIDETSTEAATTSDIDSSNDGISAPCSPSGRASSLSSVSSCNENPRSGKNPREIDITTILNDNNHGKLVLARLKTCKKLDATFRSHLTKSIVEWYLKHNECMKKEDFMVIAEAIQVFIPTELKETYYIPGLKYNNKYRPAKGKLIDRYNNQRRLLKREGVLGRKRKLQIENIDQEHSDIEEDEETVIWLQYNKEPFQEVKDKWLQTRKYRIQTDYKNSTKNLQDILKKYPLLKQSFGFQLIELDFEYSHPKRGISLFVKFPEFLEKANAAFIGVKVFQDLKILFNNTTQEDTKTFIALSLLCGKLVPTVGRSDNRRNDKNEKRSSKDLADQKKYNKPTILESRDSLILHVKTQSDIQNCLATRRDIHLKKGLTCQPVVICVGPDVENITEFYVNFDDVTYQLESLLKAVDICFKTFHVFDIKYPRESIQPWMFIQRYFYEIHTPQDHTFPSVATLIADLM; translated from the exons ATGACGGGAATAATGGATTTAAACATTG gtcTCGTATATTTGCATGAATGGGGCATTTCCGCGGAAACCATTAAACGCTTCGAAG ATAACAATATATCCCTCGAATtaatgaaatgtatgaaatctGAAGAGTTACAGGAACTCATTCCGAATATAAGAGACAGAATTTTGTTCAAATCTGGGTTGGAACAGCTCTACAAAGTTATAGAC GAAACGTCAACGGAAGCGGCAACAACAAGTGACATAGATTCGAGTAATGATGGTATATCAGCGCCGTGTAGTCCATCAGGGCGTGCGTCCAGTTTATCCAGTGTGTCCAGCTGTAACGAGAACCCTCGATCCGGAAAAAATCCACGC GAAATCGATATAACAACAATTTTGAACGATAATAACCACGGTAAACTAGTTTTGGCACGTTTGAAAACGTGCAAGAAGCTCGACGCTACTTTTAGATCCCATCTAACCAAAAGTATTGTTGAGTGGTACCTTAAGCATAACGAATGCATGAAAAAGGAAGATTTTATGGTTATAGCTGAAGCAATTCAAGTCTTTATTCCCACGGAATTAAAG GAGACATACTACATACCTGGTTTgaaatacaacaacaaatataGACCTGCCAAAGGAAAACTGATAGATAGGTATAATAATCAAAGGAGACTATTAAAACGAGAAGGTGTTCTTGGCCGGaaaagaaaacttcaaattgaaaaTATTGATCAGGAACAttcag ACATTGAAGAAGACGAGGAAACCGTTATATGGCTTCAGTACAACAAAGAGCCGTTTCAAGAAGTAAAAGATAAATGGCTGCAAACTAGAAAATATCGCATACAAACAGATTACAAAAACTCCACCAAAAATTTGCAAGACATATTAAAGAAATACCCCTTGTTAAAGCAGAGTTTTGGCTTTCAGCTt ATTGAGTTGGACTTTGAATACAGCCATCCTAAAAGGGGCATCTCACTGTTTGTGAAGTTTCCAGAGTTTTTAGAAAAAGCTAATGCTGCTTTTATTGGCGTGAAAGTATTTCAAGATTTGAAGATCCTCTtcaacaacacaacacaagaAG aCACGAAAACATTTATTGCTTTGTCCCTACTTTGTGGGAAACTTGTCCCGACTGTCGGCAGATCTGATAATAGAAGGAACGATAAAAACGAAAAG CGCTCGTCAAAGGATTTGGCtgaccaaaaaaaatataacaaaccgaCCATATTAGAATCACGTGACAGCTTGATATTGCATGTGaag acTCAGAGTGACATTCAGAATTGCCTTGCAACACGTCGGGATATCCACCTTAAGAAAGGACTCACATGCCAACCAGTGGTAATTTGCGTCGGGCCAGACGTCGAAAATATTACGGAGTTCTACGTcaattttgatgacgtcacttACCAGCTGGAGTCTCTTTTAAAAGCTGTTGACATTTGCTTCAAAACCTTTCATGTATTTGATATAAAATATCCCCGCGAGAGTATTCAGCCGTGGATGTTCATACAACGGTACTTTTATGAAATTCACACGCCACAAGATCATACATTTCCGAGTGTTGCCACTTTAATTGCAGATTTAATGTAA
- the LOC134678059 gene encoding uncharacterized protein LOC134678059 isoform X1 — MTGIMDLNIGLVYLHEWGISAETIKRFEDNNISLELMKCMKSEELQELIPNIRDRILFKSGLEQLYKVIDETSTEAATTSDIDSSNDGISAPCSPSGRASSLSSVSSCNENPRSGKNPREIDITTILNDNNHGKLVLARLKTCKKLDATFRSHLTKSIVEWYLKHNECMKKEDFMVIAEAIQVFIPTELKETYYIPGLKYNNKYRPAKGKLIDRYNNQRRLLKREGVLGRKRKLQIENIDQEHSADIEEDEETVIWLQYNKEPFQEVKDKWLQTRKYRIQTDYKNSTKNLQDILKKYPLLKQSFGFQLIELDFEYSHPKRGISLFVKFPEFLEKANAAFIGVKVFQDLKILFNNTTQEDTKTFIALSLLCGKLVPTVGRSDNRRNDKNEKRSSKDLADQKKYNKPTILESRDSLILHVKTQSDIQNCLATRRDIHLKKGLTCQPVVICVGPDVENITEFYVNFDDVTYQLESLLKAVDICFKTFHVFDIKYPRESIQPWMFIQRYFYEIHTPQDHTFPSVATLIADLM, encoded by the exons ATGACGGGAATAATGGATTTAAACATTG gtcTCGTATATTTGCATGAATGGGGCATTTCCGCGGAAACCATTAAACGCTTCGAAG ATAACAATATATCCCTCGAATtaatgaaatgtatgaaatctGAAGAGTTACAGGAACTCATTCCGAATATAAGAGACAGAATTTTGTTCAAATCTGGGTTGGAACAGCTCTACAAAGTTATAGAC GAAACGTCAACGGAAGCGGCAACAACAAGTGACATAGATTCGAGTAATGATGGTATATCAGCGCCGTGTAGTCCATCAGGGCGTGCGTCCAGTTTATCCAGTGTGTCCAGCTGTAACGAGAACCCTCGATCCGGAAAAAATCCACGC GAAATCGATATAACAACAATTTTGAACGATAATAACCACGGTAAACTAGTTTTGGCACGTTTGAAAACGTGCAAGAAGCTCGACGCTACTTTTAGATCCCATCTAACCAAAAGTATTGTTGAGTGGTACCTTAAGCATAACGAATGCATGAAAAAGGAAGATTTTATGGTTATAGCTGAAGCAATTCAAGTCTTTATTCCCACGGAATTAAAG GAGACATACTACATACCTGGTTTgaaatacaacaacaaatataGACCTGCCAAAGGAAAACTGATAGATAGGTATAATAATCAAAGGAGACTATTAAAACGAGAAGGTGTTCTTGGCCGGaaaagaaaacttcaaattgaaaaTATTGATCAGGAACAttcag CAGACATTGAAGAAGACGAGGAAACCGTTATATGGCTTCAGTACAACAAAGAGCCGTTTCAAGAAGTAAAAGATAAATGGCTGCAAACTAGAAAATATCGCATACAAACAGATTACAAAAACTCCACCAAAAATTTGCAAGACATATTAAAGAAATACCCCTTGTTAAAGCAGAGTTTTGGCTTTCAGCTt ATTGAGTTGGACTTTGAATACAGCCATCCTAAAAGGGGCATCTCACTGTTTGTGAAGTTTCCAGAGTTTTTAGAAAAAGCTAATGCTGCTTTTATTGGCGTGAAAGTATTTCAAGATTTGAAGATCCTCTtcaacaacacaacacaagaAG aCACGAAAACATTTATTGCTTTGTCCCTACTTTGTGGGAAACTTGTCCCGACTGTCGGCAGATCTGATAATAGAAGGAACGATAAAAACGAAAAG CGCTCGTCAAAGGATTTGGCtgaccaaaaaaaatataacaaaccgaCCATATTAGAATCACGTGACAGCTTGATATTGCATGTGaag acTCAGAGTGACATTCAGAATTGCCTTGCAACACGTCGGGATATCCACCTTAAGAAAGGACTCACATGCCAACCAGTGGTAATTTGCGTCGGGCCAGACGTCGAAAATATTACGGAGTTCTACGTcaattttgatgacgtcacttACCAGCTGGAGTCTCTTTTAAAAGCTGTTGACATTTGCTTCAAAACCTTTCATGTATTTGATATAAAATATCCCCGCGAGAGTATTCAGCCGTGGATGTTCATACAACGGTACTTTTATGAAATTCACACGCCACAAGATCATACATTTCCGAGTGTTGCCACTTTAATTGCAGATTTAATGTAA